Proteins encoded by one window of Dreissena polymorpha isolate Duluth1 chromosome 11, UMN_Dpol_1.0, whole genome shotgun sequence:
- the LOC127849951 gene encoding 85/88 kDa calcium-independent phospholipase A2-like — MAAGDRILSLDGGGIRGLIMLEILDEIEQEAGKPIKDLFDWIGGTSTGGLIALGIAKGKKISDLKELYYKLKDQVFQGEKPYDSEQIETLLKQNFGINSVMTDIQHPKVVVTGVLGDHSPWKLHMFRSYMNGHEPAAEGFLPVKPPNEQLIWETARSTSAAPTYFHPYKQYFDGGLLSCNPTLDVLTEIYEFNTGPTPLQKAESAPSLKVVVSLGCGHSKSVPVPVPDPQLPDIQLNLQSAMKMVEVIVDDYNFCKEVIERVSLSHGPPTDRARAWCGMMQVPFFRLSPLLSVNVPMDCVDEQTIKKMVEETKAYIGENKATIKKVAELLTKK, encoded by the exons ATGGCTGCAGGGGACAGG ATATTGAGTCTTGACGGTGGAGGTATTCGAGGACTCATTATGCTCGAGATCTTGGATGAGATCGAGCAGGAAGCAGGCAAGCCTATCAAAGACTTGTTTGACTGGATTGGCGGTACAAGCACTGGAGGACTTATTGCGCTGGGTATTGCGAAGG GCAAAAAAATATCTGATCTAAAAGAATTGTACTACAAACTCAAGGACCAAGTATTCCAAGGCGAAAAACCGTACGACTCTGAACAGATAGAAACATTGCTGAAACAGAATTTTGGGATAAACAGCGTAATGACGGATATACAGCATCCAAA GGTCGTGGTTACTGGAGTTTTAGGAGACCACAGTCCATGGAAACTTCACATGTTTCGTTCTTACATGAACGGACACGAGCCAGCAGCCGAAGGATTTTTACCTGTCAAACCACCAAATG AGCAGCTCATCTGGGAGACAGCCCGTAGCACGTCTGCAGCCCCAACATACTTTCATCCGTACAAACAGTACTTTGATGGTGGCTTGTTGTCTTGCAACCCTACTCTTGACGTTCTCACAGAAATTTACGAGTTCAACACTGGACCAACGCCACTG CAAAAGGCTGAATCAGCACCATCTCTGAAAGTGGTTGTTTCACTTGGTTGCGGCCATTCGAAAAGTGTACCTGTACCCGTTCCAGACCCACAACTGCCCGATATACAATTAAATCTGCAATCTGCAATGAAAATGGTAGAAGTGATAGTGGATGATtataatttttgcaaagaagTTATAGAAAGG GTTTCTCTGTCGCATGGGCCACCTACGGATCGTGCCAGAGCTTGGTGCGGGATGATGCAGGTACCGTTCTTCCGTTTGTCCCCGCTCCTGTCAGTGAATGTACCCATGGACTGTGTTGATGAACAAACGATCAAGAAGATGGTTGAGGAAACGAAAGCCTATATCGGGGAGAACAAAGCTACCATAAAGAAGGTCGCGGAGCTTCTGACGAAGAAGTAG